A window of Tripterygium wilfordii isolate XIE 37 chromosome 7, ASM1340144v1, whole genome shotgun sequence contains these coding sequences:
- the LOC120002813 gene encoding uncharacterized protein LOC120002813, which translates to MTEAWIRALVEAIHASPTQAVLYLAGGASQVLGWLISVPGASNTVLETVVPYSRMSMIQLLNKIPTQFCSQQTAEEMALLAYNRALKLSSPGSPVLGVGFTGSLVSTRPKLGDHRLYFSTRTSDRLWVSTVTLSKGLRTREQEDTVSSQLLLKAIANACKIPAKFDSELTGSDLADEFERQFNEDQELQQIINGEICFKIYPFSGGAHTSKEERKIILSGSFNPLHDGHLKLLEVALSICGHGYPCFELSAINADKPPLSISQIKDRVKQFEKVGKTIIISNQPYFYKKAELFPGSAFVIGADTVARLINPKYYNGSHEEMLRILSDCKRTGCTFLVGGRNVDGAFKVLEDFDIPEVLRDMFIPIPAESFRMDISSTEMRKSRQV; encoded by the exons ATGACGGAAGCTTGGATTCGGGCTCTAGTGGAGGCCATTCACGCTAGTCCTACACAGGCTGTACTATATCTCGCTGGTGGCGCATCTCAG GTTCTTGGCTGGTTAATTTCAGTGCCTGGAGCCTCAAATACAGTGCTCGAAACGGTGGTTCCGTACTCCAGAATGTCCATGATTCAATTACTCAATAAG ATTCCAACTCAGTTTTGTAGCCAGCAAACAGCAGAGGAAATGGCTTTACTGGCATACAATCGCGCGCTTAAGCTCTCTAGCCCAG GTTCTCCAGTTCTTGGTGTGGGCTTTACTGGCTCTTTGGTTAGCACTCGTCCAAAGCTTGGAGACCACAG GTTGTACTTCTCAACAAGAACATCTGACCGACTTTGGGTATCTACAGTTACCTTGTCAAAg GGTCTGCGAACACGGGAGCAAGAAGACACTGTTTCAAGTCAACTATTACTGAAG GCCATTGCAAATGCGTGCAAGATCCCAGCAAAATTTGATTCTGAGTTGACTGGATCTGACTTGGCTGATGAATTTGAAAGGCAGTTCAATGAAGATCAGGAATtacaacaaattataaatgGGGAAATATGCTTTAAAATTTATCCATTTTCTGGTG GAGCACACACATcaaaggaagagaggaagataaTACTCTCGGGTTCTtttaatccattgcatgatggCCATCTCAAGCTCTTGGAAGTTGCTTTAag CATTTGTGGCCATGGATATCCATGTTTCGAGTTATCTGCTATCAATGCTGACAAACCTCCATTATCTATATCACAAATCAAAGATCGTGTAAAGCAGTTTGAAAAAGTTG GGAAGACCATAATCATTTCCAATCAGCCTTATTTTTATAAGAAAGCCGAACTTTTCCCTGGCAGTGCTTTTGTGATTGGTGCCGACACAGTAGCGAGGCTTATTAAT CCAAAATATTATAATGGGTCCCATGAAGAGATGTTAAGAATTCTCAGTGATTGCAAAAGAACAGGGTGCACATTTCTTGTGGGTGGCCGGAATGTAGATGGTGCTTTTAAG GTTCTTGAAGATTTTGACATCCCAGAGGTGCTACGTGACATGTTTATCCCCATTCCAGCTGAAAGCTTTCGCATGGATATATCCTCCACAGAAATGAGAAAAAGCCGTCAAGTTTGA